One Bacteroidales bacterium genomic window, GAAACAGAATTGCTGAAGAGCAGGAAAACAAGTTTTATAATGTTAATGCAACTTTTGATTCATACATACCGATTTACAAAAAAATAGTATTAAGAATTGCAGCTGAAAGCAAATATTTGTTATCAGATTATACCTTATTTGAAAATGAGATGTTTAAGCTTGGCGGGTTTAGCAGTATCAGAGGATTTGATGAAGATGTTTTTATATCTTCGGGTTATACTGTTATAAGTTCAGAAATAAGATTTTTATTTGAGAGAAATTCAAATGTATATGTTTTTGCAGATTATGCAAGAATAAATGTGAGCGAGCAAAATGTAAACTCGTTAAAATTTCCTTTCGGTTTCGGTGTAGGAACTAATTTCAGTACAAAAGCCGGTATTTTTTCAATCTCATACGCACTGGGTAAACTTAATGATGCATCGGTTCAACTGTCAAATTCAAAGATACATGTTGGTTATGTGAATAGATTTTAGATAACCTTAAATCCACAAGCGTGGCAAGTATGCTCTGATAATTAGCAACTTATATCAAATCATTTTCACTTAAATTAGTTAACTGTGTCACGTTTAACTTTCAAAAAATCAATTTTTTAAAAAGGACTTACAGATAAGAGGATTATTTGGAATTTAGTATTTGGTTTTCCTATTCTTATTTGGAAATATCTCATATTATATTTATATTTGAAAAAATAACGGTGTATGCACTAATTATATTTAAATCTTAATAAACAGGAGGTAAAAATGAAAAAAGTATTGATTCTCGGAGCCGGCTTAATGACTAAAACAATGGCAAATTACTTGATGGATAAATGCAATTATGAAGTAATTATTGCATCGCGAACAGTATCAAAAGCTGAAAAAATAGTTGAGGGGAAACCCTTGGGGAAAGCAGTCAGTTGGACTATTGACCAAGTTGATAAGTTGGAAGAAATGGTAAAAGAAGTAGATTTGGCAGCTTGCATGATACCGCAAACTGCACACGATCTTGTTGCAAGTGTTTGCTTAAAGCATAATACACACATGCTGCAAACAGATTATTTAACCCCGTACATTATTTCTGTTGATGAGGAAGCACGTAAGAAAGGTATTGTAATTATGAACGAAATAGGTGAAGACCCCGGTTTAGACCATATGGGTGCAATGGAAACTATTGATGAAATCAGGGCAGAAGGCGGCAGAATAACCGGCTTGGCTTCGTATGGAGCAGGATTACCCTCTTTCGAACACAATCGTAATCCCATGGGCTATAAATTTTCTTGGAGCCCGTATGGTTTAATGATTTCGGCCAAAGCAACAGCAGGTTATATAAAAGACGGGGTAAAAATAGACGTTCCGTCAATATTTGAACATCACCGTATTGTTGATGTTGAAGGTATCGGAGCTTTTGAGACATATCCGAATCGCGACTGCGAAAGATATGTTGAGCATTTTGGTTTAGATAAAAATGTTTCATTGTACAGGGGACTTTTACGATTTGTGGGTTATTGCAATACAATGAATTCTTTAAAGAAAATAGGAATTTTTAATACCGAAGAAGATGAAAAAAACTTCGAGGGAATGACATATGCACAAATGATGGCATCATTAATAAATGCAAATTCTCCGGTTGATATAAAAAAGAAAGTAAGTGAGTATTTAAATATTGCTGAAAAAGATGATATTATGGAGCGATTAGAATGGCTCGGATTATTTGAGGAAAA contains:
- a CDS encoding saccharopine dehydrogenase NADP-binding domain-containing protein, producing MKKVLILGAGLMTKTMANYLMDKCNYEVIIASRTVSKAEKIVEGKPLGKAVSWTIDQVDKLEEMVKEVDLAACMIPQTAHDLVASVCLKHNTHMLQTDYLTPYIISVDEEARKKGIVIMNEIGEDPGLDHMGAMETIDEIRAEGGRITGLASYGAGLPSFEHNRNPMGYKFSWSPYGLMISAKATAGYIKDGVKIDVPSIFEHHRIVDVEGIGAFETYPNRDCERYVEHFGLDKNVSLYRGLLRFVGYCNTMNSLKKIGIFNTEEDEKNFEGMTYAQMMASLINANSPVDIKKKVSEYLNIAEKDDIMERLEWLGLFEE